A single genomic interval of Pyrus communis chromosome 5, drPyrComm1.1, whole genome shotgun sequence harbors:
- the LOC137735415 gene encoding uncharacterized protein: MLCSVPATKSGSNWLNRLRSNKGFPTADNSDLDHFLTRNANSLSEFPAPNVVSSSTDSTRPDSDRVGNRSESSCPNGDDQGGGIIGMMSNVLSELFFMGGADESSRLSGKKIPRKQANPRVCVGSTTNSNGDATATANAAEEKSSESEGNIENALDKVSSDNNSLVGKKKKKELGGNEGGGQCEGEEEEEEEEKGEMKGYSRSEVTVIDTSCAVWKTEKLVFRRKNVWKVREKKVKGRSFGRHKRKVVVEEHLGDDIDKKKAKVSVSALDVEAGVDECIALNSIQGQKPQNDTLDNLNDRGEEFGKHLPENKTKDIRKGQVHLKVLSDFDILCCCLHAPKCLLCSC, translated from the exons ATGCTCTGTTCGGTGCCCGCCACCAAGTCCGGTTCGAACTGGCTGAACCGGCTCCGGTCCAACAAGGGATTCCCGACCGCCGACAATTCCGACCTCGACCACTTCCTTACCCGAAACGCAAACTCTCTCTCTGAATTCCCTGCTCCCAATGTCGTCTCATCGTCCACGGATTCGACTCGGCCGGATTCGGATCGTGTCGGGAATCGCTCCGAATCCTCGTGTCCGAACGGAGACGACCAGGGAGGGGGAATCATCGGAATGATGAGCAACGTTCTATCGGAGCTATTTTTCATGGGCGGCGCCGACGAAAGTTCCAGACTTTCCGGGAAAAAGATTCCTAGAAAGCAAGCAAACCCCAGAGTCTGTGTCGGTTCCACGACCAACTCTAACGGCGACGCCACCGCCACTGCGAATGCAGCGGAGGAGAAGAGCTCGGAAAGTGAAGGAAATATCGAAAATGCCCTCGACAAGGTGTCGTCGGATAACAACAGCTtggtggggaagaagaaaaagaaagaactaGGAGGGAATGAGGGTGGTGGGCAATGTGAgggggaggaggaagaggaagaggaagagaaggggGAGATGAAAGGGTATTCGAGGAGCGAAGTGACGGTGATTGATACGAGCTGCGCGGTTTGGAAGACGGAGAAGTTGGTGTTTAGGAGGAAGAATGTGTGGAAAGTTAGGGAGAAGAAGGTCAAAGGGAGGAGCTTTGGGAGACATAAGAGGAAAGTGGTTGTTGAGGAACACCTTGGTGATGACATTGACAAGAAGAAAGCTAAGGTTTCGGTTTCCGCGTTGGATGTTGAAGCTGGTGTGGATGAATGTATAGCTCTCAACTCCATTCAA GGACAGAAGCCACAGAATGACACCCTAGATAATCTGAATGACAGAGGGGAAGAATTTGGCAAACACCTGCCGGAAAATAAAACCAAAGATATAAGAAAAGGGCAAGTGCACTTGAAAGTACTATCTGATTTTGATATTCTGTGTTGCTGCCTGCACGCACCTAAGTGTTTATTGTGCTCTTGTTGA
- the LOC137734844 gene encoding transcription termination factor MTERF8, chloroplastic: protein MVAVYALFTHPFPASSSSSSSDSLFSFSLAPPPPAAAYFSPPSPSIFRARQWFSPLKFTKAQNFERQPSLTQLGLRQNQQFLLQCRYINSPANVLAEVGMLFSFFQEIGVGEDESRVLLDKNPAVASTSLDSLQARVHSFRSVGIDGLVLSQLITKSPSLLTAEEIGPFLQFVLDDLEGKIEPLQLKRLLRTTEARFLVGFDQKVRLLLHRGVPVDKIFDVINKVNLYKALCLKSLEEIERTIAFFDRFGGIDLIVMRPTLLNFHLETQLVPRVGFLAELSGGDDEATGTLLGKLPAILSYTVDHTKGHVDLLRSNAGLTDDQIFRFLLVFPNVVSASRERKLRPRIHFLKQCGLSSNDIFKFLVKAPLFLGLSFEDNIAFKLAFLVKIGYKHRTKDLAAAMGSATRTSCDNLQKVVGLFFSYGLSCSDIVVMSTKHPQILQYSHAALEKKMEYLINGMGREVGELLNFPAFLGYKLDDRIKARYELRKKVLGEGMSLNKLLTVSSERFSTKKTAYVDLNEEMKVLSDHLNENVCNTNES, encoded by the exons ATGGTCGCCGTATACGCTTTGTTCACTCACCCTTTTcccgcttcttcttcttcttcttcctccgatTCTCTCTTTTCATTCTCACTAGCTCCTCCTCCGCCGGCCGCCGCTTATTTCTCGCCTCCTTCACCTTCAATCTTCCGCGCCCGTCAATGGTTTTCTCCGTTGAAGTTCACCAAAGCCCAGAATTTTGAACGACAACCGTCGTTAACCCAACTGGGTCTCCGTCAAAATCAACAGTTTCTTCTCCAATGCCGTTATATCAACTCCCCCGCCAATGTCCTCGCCGAAGTAG GAATGCTGTTCTCGTTCTTTCAAGAAATTGGGGTCGGCGAGGATGAAAGCCGAGTGCTTTTGGACAAGAATCCAGCCGTGGCGTCGACATCTTTGGATTCACTGCAAGCTCGGGTTCATTCCTTCCGTTCTGTTGGAATCGACGGCCTTGTGCTTTCTCAGTTGATTACAAAATCTCCAAGTCTATTAACAGCTGAGGAAATAGGTCCGTTTCTGCAATTTGTTCTCGACGATTTGGAAGGGAAGATCGAGCCGCTGCAGCTGAAGCGGCTTTTGAGAACAACAGAAGCAAGATTTTTGGTGGGTTTTGATCAGAAAGTCAGATTGCTTCTTCACCGCGGAGTTCCAGTTGACAAGATTTTTGATGTTATCAACAAGGTTAATCTGTACAAGGCATTGTGTCTCAAGTCACTTGAAGAAATCGAAAGAACAATCGCATTCTTCGACCGCTTTGGCGGCATTGATTTGATAGTAATGCGTCCGACGCTTCTCAATTTTCATCTGGAGACTCAGCTGGTTCCGAGAGTAGGGTTCCTGGCGGAGCTCAGTGGCGGAGATGATGAGGCCACGGGGACTCTGTTGGGTAAGCTCCCTGCAATCTTGAGCTATACCGTGGATCACACGAAAGGCCATGTCGATCTGTTGAGGTCGAATGCCGGCCTAACTGACGATCAAATCTTCAGGTTTCTGCTTGTATTTCCCAACGTGGTGAGTGCCAGTCGGGAGAGGAAATTGCGTCCGAGAATTCATTTTCTCAAGCAGTGCGGGTTGAGTTCGAATGACATCTTCAAGTTCTTGGTCAAAGCTCCATTGTTTCTAGGGTTGTCTTTTGAAGACAACATTGCATTTAAGCTTGCATTTTTAGTGAAGATTGGGTATAAACATAGAACAAAAGACTTGGCGGCAGCAATGGGATCCGCCACCAGAACAAGCTGCGATAATCTGCAAAAGGTGGTCGGGTTGTTCTTCAGTTACGGGCTTTCGTGTTCAGACATTGTTGTCATGAGCACCAAACATCCTCAGATACTGCAATACAGCCATGCTGCtttggagaagaagatggagtACTTGATAAATGGGATGGGTCGTGAAGTCGGAGAGTTACTGAACTTTCCGGCATTCCTTGGTTACAAGCTTGATGACAGAATCAAGGCCAGGTATGAACTGAGGAAGAAGGTTTTGGGGGAAGGAATGTCACTGAACAAGCTCTTAACTGTTTCTTCCGAGAGATTTTCGACCAAGAAGACAGCGTATGTTGATCTAAACGAAGAAATGAAAGTTTTGTCGGATCATCTAAATGAAAACGTTTGTAATACAAACGAGTCATGA